Part of the Xiphophorus couchianus chromosome 8, X_couchianus-1.0, whole genome shotgun sequence genome is shown below.
AGTTCTTTCTGAGCGGCAATCAGCTGGCTTTTGGTTTCACTGTAGGAGTGTGACAGCTCCAGCAAGCGCTGCTGCTGCCCAGCAATGACCTCATTTAAATCAGACTTCATCTCCTCAAAGTCTTTGGCTGCGGCTTCAACGGGGACCGTTCCCTTCAGGGCCTCCTATGCAACAGCAATTAGGAGATTGCAAACTGAGATAATGGCACAGTTtatgtaatttgaaaaaaatgacattcagaactaaaataagacatttgacccgtttcttttttctactttgttGATAGGGCTGGATCTTGTTTTTACCTGGAGCATTCTGACTTCCTCTTGTGCCTCCTTGTAAAGCTCTTCGATCTGCGCCGACCTCTGTTCTTTTTCCTTTGctgtcctcctctcctcctctgtccTCTGCAGCGCTTCTTCCATCAGTCTGATTCGCTGAGCCGTTTCGTCTTTTTCTGACTCCAACTGGACGAGGCgcaccttcagttgttttatcTCATGTTCCAGTTTCTCCACCTCCAGTTTCTCTGTGAACCCTTCTTCTCCCCTTCCCATCTGTGCTTTCAgatcctccacttcctccataGCTTGATGGTATCTCTCTTGAGTGTCTGTCAGTTTTGCCTGCAGCTCTGCTAAACTTTCCATCAACTCTTCCTCCCTTATTTTCTCTCGAACGCTTCCATCCTCATCTCTTTGTCTCTGTCTGTCAGAGTTCAGCTGAGCCTGAAGCAAGCAGTATTCTTTCTTGGTTTCAATCAGCTTTATTTGAAGGCTTTCAAGTGCTTGTTTCAAAATCCCAATTTCCTCCTTGCTCCCGCCTTCACCCCCCTCTTCCTGTAGTTTGACGGGATGCTCTCCCTCTTCCACCTGGGTTGTAGAGGCTACTTGTGCCGGTGAATGAAACTCGTCCTGTGTGGAATGGAAGGAGGAGTTGGAGGCCATGCTGTTCGGACGACTGTTCTCCTTTAGCTCATTTCCTGGAAGTGACGGAAGTCTCTGTGTGTTCAGAGGACATGAGAGTAAAAATctatgattattatttattctaatctctttggagggaaaaaagttATTATAATAGATTTTTAGATATATTACTTTGTAAACTGAAAAGGAAAGTTAATAATTGTATTATCTGAAGCTTTGGCTTCTTAACCATTCAACCATTCTTGGTTAACATGTGCActaattacttttttgttttgtacaacCAAAACTGTTAAACTTTAAGcagaaaattttgatttttgattcagatcaaagcattttgtcaaataaaatgtcaaataaataaaaatttcaaaagtaaaaataaaaataaactttaataaacaCTAATGCCTGATGCATTGTTAAATTAATATATTACATATCatgtaaagctttaaaaacagtaGTGAAACCTGATTTGCTgagtctcttcgtgttcagaAGCAACAACAGGCTCATGTAAACCATGAATGTGTCTTTCAAAACGCATCCTAAAAAGACTACTGGCAAATAtggtggtttttatttttattttaatgaacataatttcaaatttctttaaaaatctccTTCAAATCACTCAGATCACCATTTATCCAAACATCACCTGAGGAGCTTCAGTCAAAACTGAGAACTCATTCGGTATGCAGATGACACTGCTGTATTTATCCAGAAGGTCAAAATAACTCACTAAGTTTCTCTTTCTCTAAACTTGGATAACACAGAGGTTGATTACCTTTGCCATTGATGCCTCAGAAGCACACAGATCAAACTGTGCAGCTACTCTGGAAagcatttttggggggggggggatttcaGTAACTGTGGAGTATTCAGATTCACCCAGGATATGCAACATTTTACTGTTTATCCCTTCTGAatcatttttcacagtttttccacaaccacaaacttcagagTATCACCAacttgtgaagtggaaggaaaataatacatctgTAGTGTAGATTTTGTAATCAGCTCTTGTCACTCTGCGTAATGTAATCTCAGAAACAATAGAGATGTTGAGTGAAAGCTATGGGGGTTTGCTAGGGAACATCAACgaacaaacagaatcatgaaCAAACTCCACACATCCAGCATAATGTGGAGCAGTTTATGGGTTAGGTTACAATATccaaagctttgaacatctgcCAGAAATGTGTTCAATTCACCATCCAACAGAGGAAAGATTATTGCAAGCCTAAACATGGCCACCTATCTAAAGTGACAAAGCAGACAAAGAGAGCGTTAATAAGAAGCAGCCAAAAGGCCCAAGATAACTCTTGAGGAGAAGTGAAACCATCAGGTGAGAGAATCTGTCAACAGGACATCTACTAGTTTTATCCTTGGGCCTTTATTGGACTCTATGTGTGACAGAACAccaacactgcacatcaccctgatgAATAGAAATCTTGTAAGAAAACCTGTTAGTGGCCAGAGAAGCTTATAGCCAAAAcgacaatggaatggtttagatcaaagcattttgGTCTAAACAAAGTCTAGACCTGAAAataattgagaatctgtggcaagactttcAAATTGATGTTAACAGACAGTCTATGTCTAATCTTATGAATTCTTTTGCAAAGATTTGGGAACCCTAACAGTGTAGAGTTTAGTGGTTCTAAACTGTGTTAAATTAGGAAGGatcaataaaaatgcacaacCTGCTCTTTGAATATTCAGTTTTGTCAACAATGTTGAAAGTCTTGTAtgattttcctttctcttcactgttatgcatatttttttttccaaactggaaaggtttgagaaacataaataattaagtAGGGCAAAGTTTGAAACACTTTTCAGAAATTGGGAAAAAAGAACTTGTTCAAGTATTTCTTTCTAAGATGAACAAGTTGGGCAGTTCACAAAAATGACAGAAGATATTCCAGTTACTTTATAATGCTGCTATTAACGTTCTTCAGAGAATAATTCAGAAAACGTGTCTCTCTTAAAGCCatcaaaagttatcaaatttTCCCTGTCAATTTAAACGTATTACCAACAAAATTCTATTGTACCTTAAAGATATTTTGGctccataaaaatcaaaacttataGAGCTTTTCCATTACATTGTTTTTGGTGGATTCAAGAATTTTTCAATAACCTATAGGGATTTTAACAATCAAATCTTTCATGTTACAAAATTCCTTTTTAGGGCTAGTTTGGAGGCTCTTGACCAATTTGTTTGGTTATGCTACCTtgtggttgttttctttattctccAGCTATGTACATCCTCAAATACAGTAACGTTAGTCATACAATCTAAAACTGAGTAAATTTGGAGAATCTATTCAGGCTTTACCACTTAAACATGAAAGTAAACAACAAAGACACACATACCTTCAGTTTGTTTGCAAGCTCCTGGTTTTCCAAAGTAAGAGAAGTAATCCTGGCTTGCAGAGCAGAAACCAGAGCTGCAGACGCTGTGTGCTCGACCTGCCAACAAACATATATTCACATGCCAAAGAGACACATAAAGGTAGCATTAGGGACCTCCAGGTATCGTCAGGAAAACAACACAAGTTGTGACATGTTGTAAGCTTAGCTTAGACCTCCTTTTAAGAAGGCAGATGAGTCGGAAACATACTAAACTTAGAAAAAgaactacaaataaaacaaaaatgacaaaacaaattaactaagattattttttgaagattatctttaaaatagtttatgtCAAAAAGTCTTTTGATGTGGtaaataatgtcaaaatattctttaaacTCAATGAAAATTCTTGATCCAGTTAGAAAGCGTTAAGAGGTATAGCTCCCAAGTGTATGGTTTAATAAACATTCAGTATGTGTTTGTAGTTCTCTACACTGTGTATTATTGCAGCCGCAATTATGTCATTCTTTGTTTAGCTCTTGTCGTCTCATTCACCCACCTGGTTTTAAAGCAGCAAAGTCAACAAGCCCCACACCGTCCGTTTGTTAATCATTACCCTCACCTCCAGTTGAGGAACGGTCACCGTCTCCACTGTCTGCTTCAGGTCTTTGATTGTCTCCAGCAACATGTTTCTCTCTTCATGGAGCTTCTCAACCTCTTTCAGTGGAAATCCTGTAAACTCGTCCTCCTTTGCAATAAGGGGAGGAGACAGAAGTGAAGGGTTGTGGCAAAGAAGGGGAACAGACAAATGGAAAAACTTTTGGCAGTCTGACCCTAAACTACAAATATAgtgtatatataatatatatagtTCACggcctttaaacatttttacatttgatcaaattataGTCAGAAACTTTAATCCAATTTATTAGGATTTCAtgtaaaagacaaacacaaagtagcacatattTGTAGTTAACTTTTGGAAAAGAGGTGTTCATTAACTCCTTTAACAAAAATACatctagataaaaaaaacacctgccTTATATGGTCACCTACTTAGTAAGCAGTGTTCATTTGACTCGAGTCATACAActtactgttaaataaaaaaatgcacactGCCTTTTAAGATTATTATATGTATAGAAAATGACTAGTTAATTTCCACCTGCTTCACAGATATGtgatactttgtgttggttttttatataaaattctaATCAAACAgactgagaaaatgtgaaaagttgaaGTAATAACTTTGATGGCAtacaacaataaactaaaaaacagaaagttcttAGCACAACCTTTTCAGTTTAGTCCTACCTTATAGTTAAATCTCTTTGGAGTGTCACCTTTGTTGAAAGCAGGAGTGCTGGTAGGCGTAACAACAGAAGGAGAGGAGGGTCCAGAATGCTGAAGGACAATCAAATACATAGTTTGAGAGTAAATTTTTCCTATCTGTATAAAACCAGTTTTAGAGAAGCTCCAAGCTTGGTTGAGAATTAATTTTCATCATTAATAACTAGTTTTTCTAATATGATGGTCAGtagcaacacaaaataaaacaataacaagcTGGATTGCTTTGAGAAAACGGAAAGGGGGACAGAACaggaaacacaacaacaaatcaaTGACTGTAAttcattattctttttattaattcacTTCAGACATGCACAGAAAGACATGCATTTACCTGCAGTGGACTATTAGGAGGTGGAGGTGCTTTTCGTTTTTTGGGAGTTGTGATCCGCTCATCACTTAGCTTAGCTACCTGATCATGCTAAGAAGCCAGTAGAAGAATCAGACAGATATTgacaaaaggagaaagaaaaatcagaggTGGGATTCAGTGCTGGTTAGTAGAAGATTGGTCAAACACGTTTTaagttttattctgaaaaatcaGGAGGTGAATCATGGAGAAAATTTTTatcactcatttcagaaagtgaaacttacATATTCATAGCTgtaacttcctgaaggactggtgtggacatgtccccaccaaCTTTGGCCTGACAGGGACAGTCCCCAccaatattttgttcttttttttttttttaatgtgcctGCATCCATGTGCGGACAGTAACTCGGCAACAGCTGTGCGCTGTATTCAAAGCATTAACAGCCAGTTGATGCTTTGTAAAACGTAATTCCTTTGTAAAACGTAAATGGCAAGTCCGTTCATTGATCTAGTGGATTGGACATCACGTGACTCACTGTGAGCGGCAGTGCTTTACATGCGCCATTGTTTTGCATTCAGTCAGGAATATCAGTGGTGGGGAAATGACACAATCAAGCAAAGAATCCGAAAAAGGGACGTATAGTTTTGATATCGTCAATACTACGAGAGCAAGATAACAATATATTCAGAACaatcatcaaataggatgaCATATTTCATAAAGAACAGGAGCCAAAGTTTGTTCAATTTTAAACCATGGCTCCTATAGcgacaattaaattaaattattggcCAATATGAAATAGAAATTTGCTTTGTTCTCTGTTGTATCTTTACAGtactgacagaaaccaaactatttatagatttatatgcagagagaatatatatttttacatatccAAACATCAGCATGTCAActttaagccacattttatagaatCCAGTAACATCGATGGTCACTCTACTCACCAACTACCCCAACCAGacccaaataaattttttcGCCTCTTTATTATTTGCTATATTAAAGCAAATATATTCCTCAAATACAGACTCAttccataaattagaatatgactgaaaaattcCTTTGTTAGTAATTCCATCACCAAGTGAAagacattatatagattaattggATTACGtccattttaacatatttatatttcgtagtatgtttaatacctgttaaaaagttatttttgaaaggtacttttaatctgacaagcctGATCAAGATAtatatcctaatttattgaataagactGTATGGCATTCACATGTAAGTTTTGGCATTATTCTTAgcactaaaaaagaaaaggccttCCAGTAACTGGGTGCATCAGAAACCCCCCGCCCTCCCGCTCCTCCTTGTCCCCACAAGcttgcaacacaaagttacacccTTGATGCAGATGTAAATATGAGCTCTATAATCACACATTTCTGTAAgctttaaaatttcatttataaGAACGTTATAATCAGCGTAGCACTGAAGTGTTTAGAGGTAGGTTAGAGCAAGCAGATTATCACTTGTACTTGATAATCTATGCACGTTCAAAAATTTAGTAGCTTTGTAGAGTAAATGAGCAGATGTTAAGCGTCACAGATATTTTACCTGAGGACTTCTTGGAGACTTGGAATCTGTCAGGGGGgtcagtaaaaacaacaaatgagcATTTTGAAAACAGGAGGAGAAAGTGCAGTATGTAGAGAAGTCACAAAGCACAGGACAGTGAGATCCTCTACAGATGAGAGTGTTTTTGTTGACATTATGCCCATGTATATTTGGCTTATCAAAAACGCTTATTTGCGTAACCAGGGGTTGGGGGTGacaaatttcagagttttggcATCCAGAGCTGAAAGTTTAAGCAAACACTTCAATAAATCACACTAGAAACACTAACAGTAACCACAGTATAACAGTAGATGGCAGTGTTGCTATCATGTTGAAACCTTAGCAAAAATCTGAGTGCAGTTTCCTGATTCATGGAAAAGCTTGAAACCTAACTTTTGGTTCTATTTAAAGAACAGtcaatgaaagtaaaatatcaATTAGGCCAGGTTACATTAAAAATTGAAGTTGACATACTGTATGCACACTGcctgtgtatttttctgtgaaTAGTAGTTTTATTCTTAAGTCTTACCCAAAAGTGGATGTCTGTTCAGAGCAGCCAAGAGGGCAGTCTGGGCTTCAGAGCTGCCCAACATCTTGATATAGTGTACAACATCGTGGCCCTCTGAATCTACAGCGGACAGGTCTGCTCCTTTCTGAGCTAAAACCTCTACCGCAGCTACTGCGTTGGATTCAGCTGCAAGCATCAAAGCAGTCCTACAACATGGACAGACCTTGTGTCAAAGCACGAAAGTGCAAATGAAAACTTCCAGCTAtgtgcaagaaaatgttttatgaatatCTAAACTGCTTCCTAGTGtgtgttaaattattatttctttaccTGCCACAGTTGTCAGGAGTGTTGATTTCAGCACCACAGTCTATCAGAGTGCTGCACACCTCAGGATGACTGTGTTTGGCTGACAGCATCAAGGGAGTGAGGCCATCCTTTGAGACAAACATTGCAAACACTGAACCTTGTCATACTGAACATATTATAGATTTCAACTGCTAAATGCAAACATCTATAAACCGCTGTGTACAATGCATAGCTGTGGTCTTTGCCATGAGCATGTCAGCTGTCTGTGTGGTGAGAAAACTTAGAGCTATGTGAAAAAGAATCAATGTGACCTGTTGTAAATGAATATCACAGATCTCACATGtcaaatttactgtttttttttaatggtctgGACATTGTTCAACCTTAAATTCTGCAAATTTATAGGAAACACCTTTaacttttgtgttatttttatttgaattagcATATTCTAAAATTATTAGAACAAAAACTAGTTCATAAGCTCAGgaatgtacatatttttcacaaaacaaagtaatttttctattattttgtcTAGCAAAGTACAGAAAAGAGTATGACTGTCCTCCTCTGTACTAAATAGTAAATAGTTAGgtatattaaactttaaattagtACTCTATGTGGTTGTATGgaaatacagtgaaccctcgctttTCGTGGGGGTTGCGTTccgaaaagaacccgtgataggcgaaatccgtgaagtagttacctttatttttttacaattattatacagcataattaaatactctacattgaaaccaaagaacaaaacctgttttcaggcctaagcatttttttaacaaatagaacgctttcttacaaataactacagtaaaataatcattgtaATCATCAATACGTACAGTAGGAGAAAttgtgactcgcgtatttcactgttcctctgactgtgacgctgtggcctgactccgctctctagtgtctttttcttctgaagcctgtggtgcaggtgtgttttttcgagagaagaacatagttatcggtagttgttgtcgctcttttttcttctgggcaaaaacatttgccaagctgtatatttaaataccgtaacgttattggcacacaggtaggGAAGAAGtgcggagactgtttagccaatcagtacgcagaacacaatgcactgtgaaaaaaaaaaactgcacaaaaaactccgcgaagcagcgaggccgtgaaaggtgGACCGCCTAaaagcgagggttcactgtagtCATTTAGTCATTAGCTGCTGGCTATCTTTCAATGAATAGCATATGTCTCTCAGTAACATTTCAATCCTTTTCACATGTCTTTGTAGGGAAAAAATTCCAAAATGGcaaagctgcagctttaatgagtGGGTTCTACAGAATTTAACACACAGCTGTCAGAGCTGACTAACAGCAGCAGTATTTCATGAAATGTAGCACCTTCTTCACCTGGACTGACAGATTCTAACCCCAATCAGCCATTTAAATATAGCCCTGTGCTGAATGGCTGAATGGTTATTTTTACTCACATGTTCAGGCCAACATGGTTAAAAGAGGCAagatttctgacattttcgaaCATCTCAACAATTTTTTCTGGCTATCTTTAACAGACTAGATTGTGGTAGGTAGGGCCCACCTCGGATTGGatacatattttatgtatcAACACTACAAAAATTTAAGAAAGCTGGTCTCCTATGCTTGCAAAATGGAGTCTAGAATCCCAAATGTTTCACCAagctctatttaaaaaaaatacttatccACACATGAAGAGTTCCAAAAGCAAATTCTGTGAATAACTGTCCTTCCAATGGCAATTTCTAATAACCCTGaaacatgattttcaaaaaGAGGCCCAGACCAACAAGCAAAGGAACTACATGAAACAGCAAACCACGTCAGCATAGTTGGGTGTTTTATATTACaaggctgctgctgtttccacagaccaaaaaggacaaaactatgttctgggtttttttggAGCTCTGTTAAAGACTTTAGCAGGCCTGCCGGCTCTGCCCAGATTGTGTTGCTGCTACTTTGGAAACCAAACGGCAAAattattttgtccttttctggGCAACAGATTAAGTACGTTTGTGCGCGTGCACCCCTGCATGTCTGCGTGTGTATATATTACTATACAGGTGTGTTATTTGGCCTAGATGTGTAAGTTTAGATATGTTCATAACTTGGAGGCACTCTCTCTGACAAATTACCCACATTTGAGCAAAAGTGTAAAGCTAAAGAAAGCCGGTGAGAGGAATACAGGCAGTAACTAAAACACTGTATCAGTTCCTGAGGCTTTAGAAATGCTTACTTCAAAGCTTAACTTGATCTGGATTCAGGACAACTATTAAAATGATCTTTATACTGTGCTATTCCCTCTTATTTTACATAGATGCTATGAACATTTTGGCGTTTGatcattttaactgaatttattttgtaaatgtttcagacttcttaaaaggtttcttttttctgtgctGTCAGTAGTAGTTTCTCACATGAAGTTAGGCTTTCATAAATCCAGGAGGAGACAATctgctttttttaatattccagAATATCTCTTTAACATATTTCCATAGGtcagtaatgttttatttagtttgccACCCTGTCATTCAACCCCCAAATCTACAAGACCTCTAA
Proteins encoded:
- the rai14 gene encoding ankycorbin isoform X3, with protein sequence MKSLKAKFRKTDVNEWNKNDERLLAAVEHGEVDKVVSLLTKKGANAAKLDGEGKSAVLSSSHRARLHVAAARGLTECLAVMLAHGADLSVTDAAGFTPLHLAAKNNHLECCRRLIQSKCPVDPADSSGRTALHHAAVGGSFQIVQLLCELKTPINQIDTDGLTPLMLSAKHSHPEVCSTLIDCGAEINTPDNCGRTALMLAAESNAVAAVEVLAQKGADLSAVDSEGHDVVHYIKMLGSSEAQTALLAALNRHPLLDSKSPRSPQHSGPSSPSVVTPTSTPAFNKGDTPKRFNYKEDEFTGFPLKEVEKLHEERNMLLETIKDLKQTVETVTVPQLEVEHTASAALVSALQARITSLTLENQELANKLKRLPSLPGNELKENSRPNSMASNSSFHSTQDEFHSPAQVASTTQVEEGEHPVKLQEEGGEGGSKEEIGILKQALESLQIKLIETKKEYCLLQAQLNSDRQRQRDEDGSVREKIREEELMESLAELQAKLTDTQERYHQAMEEVEDLKAQMGRGEEGFTEKLEVEKLEHEIKQLKVRLVQLESEKDETAQRIRLMEEALQRTEEERRTAKEKEQRSAQIEELYKEAQEEVRMLQEALKGTVPVEAAAKDFEEMKSDLNEVIAGQQQRLLELSHSYSETKSQLIAAQKELAEAHAEKPSASAVSSEQQVQMLSSKVEELQTLLAETEGKLSAAQEDITRLRQEAEAQTQSSVTLTDHTQVVSSLGNAIKELESDLETLREQLHQKTTQVEAFPKRLNAEQDVTSEDAVPRLDHEAMREQLEGEVNHLTQLLQAALRKQDEMALEAADAWQKARDNRAEREALQELLMSREKENQTLTSKLAEAQDAVCQLKQLVENHVASEREKNKRIDDLSREVGKLKEALNSLSQLSYTSCSPSKRQQQNQQMETLQQQLKQLQYQLAESKKQHDEIVSVYRMHLLYAVQGQMDEDVQKALKQILKMCKVPSQAKEAC
- the rai14 gene encoding ankycorbin isoform X2 — encoded protein: MKSLKAKFRKTDVNEWNKNDERLLAAVEHGEVDKVVSLLTKKGANAAKLDGEGKSALHVAAARGLTECLAVMLAHGADLSVTDAAGFTPLHLAAKNNHLECCRRLIQSKCPVDPADSSGRTALHHAAVGGSFQIVQLLCELKTPINQIDTDGLTPLMLSAKHSHPEVCSTLIDCGAEINTPDNCGRTALMLAAESNAVAAVEVLAQKGADLSAVDSEGHDVVHYIKMLGSSEAQTALLAALNRHPLLDSKSPRSPQHDQVAKLSDERITTPKKRKAPPPPNSPLQHSGPSSPSVVTPTSTPAFNKGDTPKRFNYKEDEFTGFPLKEVEKLHEERNMLLETIKDLKQTVETVTVPQLEVEHTASAALVSALQARITSLTLENQELANKLKRLPSLPGNELKENSRPNSMASNSSFHSTQDEFHSPAQVASTTQVEEGEHPVKLQEEGGEGGSKEEIGILKQALESLQIKLIETKKEYCLLQAQLNSDRQRQRDEDGSVREKIREEELMESLAELQAKLTDTQERYHQAMEEVEDLKAQMGRGEEGFTEKLEVEKLEHEIKQLKVRLVQLESEKDETAQRIRLMEEALQRTEEERRTAKEKEQRSAQIEELYKEAQEEVRMLQEALKGTVPVEAAAKDFEEMKSDLNEVIAGQQQRLLELSHSYSETKSQLIAAQKELAEAHAEKPSASAVSSEQQVQMLSSKVEELQTLLAETEGKLSAAQEDITRLRQEAEAQTQSSVTLTDHTQVVSSLGNAIKELESDLETLREQLHQKTTQVEAFPKRLNAEQDVTSEDAVPRLDHEAMREQLEGEVNHLTQLLQAALRKQDEMALEAADAWQKARDNRAEREALQELLMSREKENQTLTSKLAEAQDAVCQLKQLVENHVASEREKNKRIDDLSREVGKLKEALNSLSQLSYTSCSPSKRQQQNQQMETLQQQLKQLQYQLAESKKQHDEIVSVYRMHLLYAVQGQMDEDVQKALKQILKMCKVPSQAKEAC
- the rai14 gene encoding ankycorbin isoform X1 gives rise to the protein MKSLKAKFRKTDVNEWNKNDERLLAAVEHGEVDKVVSLLTKKGANAAKLDGEGKSAVLSSSHRARLHVAAARGLTECLAVMLAHGADLSVTDAAGFTPLHLAAKNNHLECCRRLIQSKCPVDPADSSGRTALHHAAVGGSFQIVQLLCELKTPINQIDTDGLTPLMLSAKHSHPEVCSTLIDCGAEINTPDNCGRTALMLAAESNAVAAVEVLAQKGADLSAVDSEGHDVVHYIKMLGSSEAQTALLAALNRHPLLDSKSPRSPQHDQVAKLSDERITTPKKRKAPPPPNSPLQHSGPSSPSVVTPTSTPAFNKGDTPKRFNYKEDEFTGFPLKEVEKLHEERNMLLETIKDLKQTVETVTVPQLEVEHTASAALVSALQARITSLTLENQELANKLKRLPSLPGNELKENSRPNSMASNSSFHSTQDEFHSPAQVASTTQVEEGEHPVKLQEEGGEGGSKEEIGILKQALESLQIKLIETKKEYCLLQAQLNSDRQRQRDEDGSVREKIREEELMESLAELQAKLTDTQERYHQAMEEVEDLKAQMGRGEEGFTEKLEVEKLEHEIKQLKVRLVQLESEKDETAQRIRLMEEALQRTEEERRTAKEKEQRSAQIEELYKEAQEEVRMLQEALKGTVPVEAAAKDFEEMKSDLNEVIAGQQQRLLELSHSYSETKSQLIAAQKELAEAHAEKPSASAVSSEQQVQMLSSKVEELQTLLAETEGKLSAAQEDITRLRQEAEAQTQSSVTLTDHTQVVSSLGNAIKELESDLETLREQLHQKTTQVEAFPKRLNAEQDVTSEDAVPRLDHEAMREQLEGEVNHLTQLLQAALRKQDEMALEAADAWQKARDNRAEREALQELLMSREKENQTLTSKLAEAQDAVCQLKQLVENHVASEREKNKRIDDLSREVGKLKEALNSLSQLSYTSCSPSKRQQQNQQMETLQQQLKQLQYQLAESKKQHDEIVSVYRMHLLYAVQGQMDEDVQKALKQILKMCKVPSQAKEAC
- the rai14 gene encoding ankycorbin isoform X4; translated protein: MQLHVAAARGLTECLAVMLAHGADLSVTDAAGFTPLHLAAKNNHLECCRRLIQSKCPVDPADSSGRTALHHAAVGGSFQIVQLLCELKTPINQIDTDGLTPLMLSAKHSHPEVCSTLIDCGAEINTPDNCGRTALMLAAESNAVAAVEVLAQKGADLSAVDSEGHDVVHYIKMLGSSEAQTALLAALNRHPLLDSKSPRSPQHDQVAKLSDERITTPKKRKAPPPPNSPLQHSGPSSPSVVTPTSTPAFNKGDTPKRFNYKEDEFTGFPLKEVEKLHEERNMLLETIKDLKQTVETVTVPQLEVEHTASAALVSALQARITSLTLENQELANKLKRLPSLPGNELKENSRPNSMASNSSFHSTQDEFHSPAQVASTTQVEEGEHPVKLQEEGGEGGSKEEIGILKQALESLQIKLIETKKEYCLLQAQLNSDRQRQRDEDGSVREKIREEELMESLAELQAKLTDTQERYHQAMEEVEDLKAQMGRGEEGFTEKLEVEKLEHEIKQLKVRLVQLESEKDETAQRIRLMEEALQRTEEERRTAKEKEQRSAQIEELYKEAQEEVRMLQEALKGTVPVEAAAKDFEEMKSDLNEVIAGQQQRLLELSHSYSETKSQLIAAQKELAEAHAEKPSASAVSSEQQVQMLSSKVEELQTLLAETEGKLSAAQEDITRLRQEAEAQTQSSVTLTDHTQVVSSLGNAIKELESDLETLREQLHQKTTQVEAFPKRLNAEQDVTSEDAVPRLDHEAMREQLEGEVNHLTQLLQAALRKQDEMALEAADAWQKARDNRAEREALQELLMSREKENQTLTSKLAEAQDAVCQLKQLVENHVASEREKNKRIDDLSREVGKLKEALNSLSQLSYTSCSPSKRQQQNQQMETLQQQLKQLQYQLAESKKQHDEIVSVYRMHLLYAVQGQMDEDVQKALKQILKMCKVPSQAKEAC